From the Candidatus Nomurabacteria bacterium genome, one window contains:
- a CDS encoding rubredoxin, with translation MAQYVCLDCGWIYSEVDGDPSRGIAPGTKWEELPDDFKCADCSVRKSDTHMWQKID, from the coding sequence ATGGCACAATATGTATGTTTAGATTGCGGATGGATTTACTCTGAGGTAGACGGTGATCCATCTCGCGGAATAGCTCCAGGTACAAAATGGGAAGAGCTCCCAGATGATTTCAAATGCGCAGATTGCAGTGTACGAAAAAGCGATACACACATGTGGCAGAAAATTGATTAA
- a CDS encoding cysteine hydrolase, translating into MGKKINLANICVVLIDMQKDFLFKKPNKLKLIPPQVSVLKFCISNKVPIVIFEYIGYGNTAPKIQEAVKGNPEARVYCLNKKYDDAFYKTELNKILVAHKTKNILIMGVNAGFCVYETAKSAIENGYQVVTSRDLIAGYRSKVNKSPCPSVLWYEKNTIFFDNHKIIIENIN; encoded by the coding sequence ATGGGTAAAAAAATTAATCTAGCCAACATATGTGTTGTGTTGATAGATATGCAAAAAGATTTTCTATTCAAAAAACCAAACAAACTCAAGCTAATCCCCCCTCAAGTATCCGTTTTAAAGTTTTGTATATCAAATAAAGTTCCTATAGTTATATTTGAATACATAGGGTATGGAAATACAGCCCCAAAAATACAGGAAGCTGTGAAGGGTAATCCAGAAGCTCGTGTGTATTGTCTAAATAAAAAATACGATGACGCTTTTTATAAGACGGAATTGAATAAGATTCTCGTAGCGCACAAGACTAAAAATATTCTAATCATGGGAGTAAATGCAGGCTTTTGTGTTTACGAAACCGCAAAAAGCGCAATAGAAAATGGATATCAGGTTGTTACAAGCAGAGACCTGATCGCAGGATATAGATCAAAAGTAAATAAATCACCTTGTCCAAGTGTGTTGTGGTACGAGAAAAATACAATTTTCTTTGATAATCACAAGATAATTATTGAAAATATAAATTAA
- a CDS encoding N-6 DNA methylase — MDKYIQSISKKYLDTQTSEMGYRTDFENFLETIFSKEQKYHIHHDAKAVGGNKPDFVVLKNQIPVLYIENKDIGIDLDKIEKSNQMDRYFGYDNLILTDQIEFRFYRNGEKYDESIKIATYDKSNRTINPIPENFTLLEKTIIDFTLSHKEPIKRGKRLAQIMGGKAQRIRDNVCDMLTSNNEKYAELLNIKKVVTENLVSNLKDEDFADMYAQTLVYGLFAARYNDKTNDTFSRAEARDLVPKTNPFLHSFFDHIAGASFPDRLRFIVDELCEVFSHADIQKILHDFYGKEKDNKDPIIHFYEDFLKEYDSKKKMEMGVFYTPRQVVKFIVRSVDEILKKEFGLAKGLADAEKIKINKKEIYQAQKRTKAEEKKDGSIIEVQKEYHKVQVLDIATGTGTFLNEVIEHIHKSFIGQEGRWESYVKENLLPRLHGFELMMASYTIAHLKLGMTLFDSGVTNLNQRLGVYLTNTLDEPKDYSNQGSLFGFMDAIAEESKSASRVKSEYPIMCVVGNPPYSISSSNKGEYITDLINVYKTKLKEKNIQPISDDYIKFIRFAENLIEKNNSGVVAMITNNSFIDGIIHRQMRKHLLETFNTIYILNLSPRNHKEDQNVFDIKQGVSINIFVKNSKKDKVLGDVFYAEIAAKREEKFRVLDDNNIKYEKLDYSDPYYFFVPKDFSNIKEYSKGFILSDIFMHQNAGCATGKDDLLVNFNKKI, encoded by the coding sequence ATGGATAAATACATACAAAGCATATCTAAAAAATACTTAGATACTCAAACAAGTGAAATGGGATATCGTACGGATTTTGAAAATTTTCTCGAAACTATTTTTTCAAAAGAGCAAAAATACCATATTCATCATGATGCAAAAGCTGTGGGTGGAAATAAGCCTGATTTCGTTGTACTTAAAAACCAAATACCAGTTTTGTATATTGAAAATAAAGATATTGGTATTGATTTAGATAAAATAGAGAAGTCTAATCAGATGGATAGATATTTTGGATATGATAACCTTATTTTGACTGACCAAATAGAATTTAGATTTTATCGAAACGGAGAAAAATATGATGAATCAATTAAAATCGCAACATACGATAAATCAAATAGAACGATTAATCCTATCCCAGAAAATTTTACACTTCTAGAAAAAACTATTATAGATTTCACTCTTTCTCACAAAGAACCAATTAAACGAGGGAAGCGTCTTGCTCAAATTATGGGTGGAAAAGCTCAACGCATTCGTGACAATGTTTGTGACATGCTTACTTCTAATAATGAAAAATATGCAGAACTTTTAAATATAAAAAAAGTAGTTACTGAAAATCTTGTTTCGAATTTAAAAGATGAAGACTTTGCTGATATGTACGCGCAAACCCTTGTATATGGACTTTTTGCGGCTCGGTATAATGATAAGACAAATGATACTTTTTCTCGTGCTGAAGCTCGAGATTTGGTTCCAAAAACAAACCCATTCCTACATTCTTTTTTTGATCACATCGCAGGAGCGTCTTTTCCTGATAGATTGCGGTTTATTGTAGACGAACTTTGCGAAGTTTTTTCTCATGCAGATATTCAAAAAATTCTTCATGATTTTTATGGAAAAGAAAAAGATAATAAAGATCCAATAATTCATTTTTATGAAGATTTCTTGAAAGAATATGATTCAAAAAAGAAGATGGAAATGGGAGTTTTTTATACTCCTCGTCAAGTTGTGAAGTTTATTGTGCGTTCTGTTGATGAAATTTTGAAAAAAGAATTTGGTCTTGCTAAAGGTCTTGCTGACGCAGAGAAAATTAAAATAAATAAAAAAGAAATCTATCAAGCTCAAAAAAGAACAAAGGCTGAAGAAAAGAAAGATGGTTCAATAATAGAAGTTCAAAAAGAATATCACAAGGTACAGGTTTTGGATATAGCGACAGGAACAGGAACATTTTTAAACGAAGTTATTGAACATATTCACAAGAGCTTTATAGGTCAAGAAGGGCGTTGGGAGAGTTATGTTAAAGAAAACCTTTTACCTCGCCTTCACGGTTTTGAGCTTATGATGGCTTCATACACAATTGCGCATTTAAAGCTTGGGATGACTTTATTTGATTCTGGGGTTACTAATTTAAACCAACGTTTGGGTGTTTATTTGACAAATACACTCGATGAGCCAAAAGACTATTCAAATCAAGGTTCACTTTTTGGATTTATGGATGCTATTGCTGAAGAGTCAAAAAGTGCTTCAAGGGTAAAATCTGAATATCCAATAATGTGTGTAGTAGGAAATCCGCCGTATTCCATTAGTTCTAGCAACAAGGGTGAATATATTACTGACTTAATTAATGTATATAAAACAAAACTAAAAGAAAAAAATATACAACCAATTTCAGATGATTATATTAAATTTATTAGATTTGCTGAAAACCTAATAGAAAAAAATAACTCCGGAGTTGTTGCAATGATTACAAATAATTCTTTTATTGACGGGATTATTCATAGGCAAATGAGAAAACATTTACTCGAGACTTTTAATACCATTTACATACTTAATTTAAGTCCTAGGAATCATAAAGAAGATCAAAATGTTTTTGATATCAAACAAGGTGTTTCAATAAATATTTTTGTTAAAAACTCGAAAAAAGACAAAGTTTTAGGAGATGTTTTTTATGCAGAGATAGCTGCGAAAAGAGAAGAGAAGTTTCGGGTATTGGATGATAATAATATAAAGTATGAAAAGTTAGACTATTCAGATCCATATTATTTTTTTGTTCCAAAGGATTTCTCAAATATTAAGGAATACAGCAAAGGATTTATTTTATCGGACATTTTTATGCATCAAAATGCTGGATGTGCTACTGGTAAAGATGATCTATTGGTAAATTTTAACAAAAAGATTTAA
- a CDS encoding NYN domain-containing protein, translated as MNTKDSKIVYVFIDASNLWQSQKVKGRMFDFEKLKIFLKEKFNAKELQIFYYTAYPKEGTREQSQDGKHKFYTYLKKGLGFIVRKKELKRIVQHSDLGDSIQEKGNMDVEMTIDAIHHCKKYDSAVLFTGDSDFLALVNYLRNGDKKVYIFSSKNNVSQELRTGSDGYFDVLNISQDIWGRDLKYKENKT; from the coding sequence ATGAATACTAAAGACAGTAAAATTGTATATGTGTTCATTGACGCATCCAATCTATGGCAGTCACAAAAAGTGAAAGGTAGGATGTTTGATTTTGAGAAATTAAAAATATTCTTAAAAGAAAAATTTAATGCTAAGGAGCTCCAGATATTTTACTATACCGCTTATCCGAAAGAAGGGACACGAGAACAAAGTCAAGATGGAAAACATAAATTTTACACATATCTTAAAAAGGGACTTGGTTTTATTGTGCGTAAAAAGGAATTAAAAAGAATTGTTCAGCATAGTGATTTGGGTGATTCAATACAGGAAAAAGGAAATATGGATGTTGAAATGACCATTGATGCGATTCATCATTGTAAAAAGTACGACTCCGCGGTTCTTTTTACGGGAGATTCTGATTTTCTCGCTTTAGTTAATTACTTGAGAAACGGTGATAAAAAAGTATATATTTTTTCTTCAAAAAACAATGTGTCTCAAGAATTAAGAACAGGGAGTGACGGTTATTTTGATGTTTTAAATATTAGTCAGGATATTTGGGGTAGAGATCTTAAATATAAGGAAAATAAGACCTAA
- a CDS encoding DUF1801 domain-containing protein, whose translation MQKVIQKINIDTRKYNKALPLRDKRICNVLALIIMANLPKAENKIWHGAPVWFLDGNPIVGYDKLKDCVRLLFWSGQGFGEKDLQKSGSFKASEIRYTDVSEINEKDLKRWLKKAKEIQWDYKNIVKRKGVLKKLKFK comes from the coding sequence ATGCAAAAAGTAATTCAGAAAATAAATATTGATACTCGTAAATATAACAAAGCACTACCATTACGTGACAAAAGAATTTGTAATGTTTTAGCTTTAATCATAATGGCCAATTTACCTAAAGCCGAGAACAAGATATGGCATGGGGCGCCGGTATGGTTTCTCGATGGCAATCCTATTGTTGGATACGACAAGTTGAAAGATTGTGTGAGACTGCTTTTCTGGAGCGGACAGGGGTTTGGTGAGAAAGATTTGCAAAAAAGTGGAAGTTTCAAGGCTTCTGAAATCAGATATACAGATGTATCAGAGATCAATGAAAAAGATCTCAAGCGCTGGCTCAAAAAGGCCAAGGAGATACAGTGGGACTATAAAAACATTGTGAAAAGAAAAGGAGTTTTGAAGAAACTGAAATTTAAATAA
- a CDS encoding DUF1801 domain-containing protein, translated as MKSYKNITEYIKDIPKEHRGYVKTLRKLAKKLVPKGEEAIRYGMPTMQIDGKNLLHYAAMKAHFGFYPAPSGIIAFKSELDKAGIEYSKGCIRFPYNKPLPVSLITKIIKFRLKEEKSR; from the coding sequence ATGAAATCATACAAAAATATAACTGAATATATAAAAGATATTCCAAAAGAGCACCGAGGCTATGTTAAAACCTTGCGGAAACTTGCAAAGAAGCTTGTGCCAAAAGGCGAGGAAGCTATCCGTTATGGTATGCCGACTATGCAGATCGATGGCAAGAATTTGCTCCACTACGCAGCCATGAAAGCCCACTTTGGGTTCTATCCTGCACCATCAGGGATCATCGCATTCAAAAGCGAGCTCGATAAAGCAGGTATAGAGTATTCCAAGGGTTGCATCAGATTCCCGTACAACAAACCACTGCCAGTCTCGCTCATAACCAAGATTATTAAGTTCCGCTTGAAAGAAGAGAAAAGTAGATAA
- a CDS encoding rhodanese-like domain-containing protein: MKYIIDVRTKEEFEEGAVAGAMNFDLADMMEGKIPELPKDAEIGLYCRSGGRSGRAKDILEQEGFTNVTNLGGLEDAKEYLSQTLV, from the coding sequence ATGAAATACATAATCGACGTTCGCACAAAAGAAGAATTTGAAGAAGGAGCTGTCGCTGGAGCGATGAACTTTGACCTTGCAGATATGATGGAGGGTAAGATACCAGAATTACCGAAAGATGCAGAGATCGGACTGTATTGCCGTAGTGGTGGTAGATCAGGCAGAGCAAAGGACATACTCGAGCAAGAGGGCTTCACCAATGTTACAAATCTCGGCGGGCTAGAGGATGCAAAAGAATACTTGAGTCAAACTTTGGTATAA
- a CDS encoding tryptophan-rich sensory protein — protein sequence MKNFTSYSELLKPSWAPPSWIFGPVWTFLYVLIAISFGNVFYKLVTKQIPFIVALPFILNLVFNFSFTYFQFGLKNNTLAAIDILLVLGTLVWAMVAIFPHARWITYIQIPYLLWVTFATVLQLTITFINR from the coding sequence ATGAAAAACTTCACATCGTATTCTGAGCTGTTGAAACCCTCTTGGGCACCGCCATCTTGGATATTTGGCCCTGTATGGACTTTTCTGTATGTATTGATCGCAATATCTTTTGGAAATGTGTTTTACAAGCTAGTAACCAAACAAATTCCTTTTATTGTGGCATTGCCTTTTATTTTGAACTTGGTTTTCAATTTTTCATTTACATATTTCCAATTTGGGCTCAAGAACAATACCCTCGCGGCGATAGACATATTGCTCGTGCTCGGAACGCTCGTATGGGCGATGGTTGCTATATTTCCGCACGCTCGCTGGATCACTTACATCCAGATCCCATATCTACTATGGGTTACTTTTGCAACAGTACTCCAGCTCACTATTACTTTTATAAACAGATAA
- a CDS encoding DUF1905 domain-containing protein, whose product MKKNFTIKTKVWRWPGDGGWHFVTLDKKLSQDIRKVFTKGFVKIRAEIGDSAWDTSLFPHKESGYLLCINKKIRSKEGIFEGDDVNIKVKIL is encoded by the coding sequence ATGAAAAAGAATTTTACAATCAAAACAAAAGTTTGGCGCTGGCCGGGTGACGGAGGGTGGCACTTTGTTACTTTGGATAAAAAACTATCTCAAGATATACGTAAAGTTTTTACAAAAGGATTCGTTAAAATCCGCGCAGAGATTGGCGACAGTGCTTGGGATACTTCGCTTTTTCCTCACAAAGAATCTGGATATTTACTTTGCATAAATAAGAAAATCCGCTCCAAGGAGGGGATTTTCGAAGGAGACGATGTGAATATAAAAGTAAAAATACTCTAA
- a CDS encoding alkylphosphonate utilization protein, which produces MNNTNNTEEDEIEDLVETKDSNGNTLAHGDSVILIKDLKLKGSSIVIKKGTKVKSIRLTDEPNEIECSVDGMKGIVLKTEFLKKA; this is translated from the coding sequence ATGAACAACACAAACAACACAGAAGAAGATGAAATAGAAGATTTGGTTGAGACAAAAGACAGCAACGGAAACACTCTCGCACACGGAGATTCTGTAATCTTGATCAAAGACTTAAAATTAAAAGGTAGTTCGATTGTCATAAAGAAAGGCACAAAAGTTAAAAGTATTCGCCTAACTGATGAACCAAACGAAATAGAGTGTAGTGTAGACGGCATGAAAGGTATTGTTCTAAAAACAGAATTTCTAAAAAAAGCTTAG
- a CDS encoding DUF2132 domain-containing protein yields MQEHPNNPLQGKTLEFILTFLVEQYGWEELGSQININCFINDPSIKSSLTFLRRTPWARKKVEDLYIYTAKKMNIK; encoded by the coding sequence ATGCAAGAACACCCAAACAATCCATTGCAAGGCAAGACGCTTGAGTTCATACTCACGTTTTTAGTTGAGCAATATGGCTGGGAAGAGCTCGGCAGCCAGATCAATATCAATTGTTTTATAAATGACCCAAGTATCAAGTCTAGTCTTACTTTTTTACGCAGAACTCCTTGGGCCAGAAAAAAGGTTGAGGATTTGTATATTTACACCGCGAAGAAAATGAACATAAAGTAA
- a CDS encoding SET domain-containing protein, with protein MPTILDSREKKFFAIRKTRNGKGVFTRIGFGEGKRLFEVKGRFVTCDEDDDMDETERSNAYRFDRDLFISPKDRLADMVNHSCTPNAKVVKDNDKLYVYSISEILKWSEVFIDYSTIIAKDDIWTMKCNCGSDKCRKIVKNFAKLSKKTQDIYKKNKIVPDFILKIRG; from the coding sequence ATGCCTACTATTTTGGACTCAAGAGAGAAAAAGTTTTTTGCTATTAGAAAAACACGCAATGGAAAAGGTGTTTTTACACGTATTGGTTTCGGAGAAGGAAAAAGATTGTTCGAAGTAAAAGGTAGATTTGTGACCTGCGATGAAGATGATGATATGGATGAAACAGAAAGGTCAAATGCATACCGATTCGACAGAGACCTTTTTATTAGCCCAAAAGACAGATTGGCTGATATGGTCAATCACTCGTGTACGCCAAACGCCAAAGTTGTTAAAGATAACGACAAGCTCTATGTATATTCAATCAGTGAGATATTAAAATGGAGTGAGGTTTTTATTGACTATTCGACGATCATAGCCAAGGATGATATTTGGACGATGAAATGTAACTGTGGAAGTGATAAATGCAGAAAGATTGTAAAGAATTTTGCAAAATTATCCAAAAAAACCCAAGATATATACAAGAAAAACAAAATTGTTCCGGATTTCATTTTAAAAATAAGAGGGTAG
- a CDS encoding cupin domain-containing protein, producing the protein MKGYKDNIEKLTQENEAFRKVLYTGKHSQLVLMSLLPGEEIGLEVHTENDQFFRFEKGNGKVLIDGNTYDVTDGDAVVVPSGAEHNVINTSDTESLKLYTIYSPAHHKDGIIRETKAIAMAEEAEFDGVTTE; encoded by the coding sequence ATGAAAGGATACAAAGACAATATAGAAAAATTAACACAAGAAAACGAAGCTTTTCGCAAGGTTTTATATACAGGCAAGCACTCACAGCTTGTATTGATGAGTCTTTTACCAGGTGAAGAGATTGGTCTTGAAGTGCACACTGAAAACGATCAATTTTTTAGATTTGAAAAGGGGAATGGTAAAGTGCTGATTGATGGCAATACTTATGATGTGACTGACGGTGATGCTGTTGTTGTTCCAAGTGGCGCAGAACACAATGTTATAAATACTTCTGATACTGAAAGTTTAAAGCTGTACACAATATATTCTCCAGCTCATCACAAAGACGGAATCATACGTGAGACAAAAGCTATCGCCATGGCCGAAGAAGCAGAATTTGATGGAGTAACTACTGAATAA
- a CDS encoding NAD(P)/FAD-dependent oxidoreductase yields MKSSEIYDCIVVGGGASGMMAAGVAAENGKRVLILEKNQSLGEKLKITGGGRCNITNAEEDLRTLLKSYDSSADFLFSPFSQFSNKDTFTFFEKLGLPIVVQARKRAFPESEKAYDVYQTLKKYIDRGKVEVRLGEAVLKIVRDGSGKNIASVKTKDGIYKSKSFIFATGGVSHPETGSTGDGFKWLRDLGHEVVNPTPTIVPLKVPEKWVHELAGVSMSFMKIIFYLDGKKQFSKTGKVLFTHFGLSGPLILNSSKKVSDLLHSGIVTAKIDAYPDTELGDLEKKIIKVFDANKNKALKNVFKDIVPPGMTKGLEMLFKDIDFDTKVHSITKEERKYIVQTLKALPVTISGLMGYDRAVVADGGVVLTEIDTKTMRSKLYNNLYLTGDLLHINRPSGGFSLQLCWTTGYVAGKNV; encoded by the coding sequence ATGAAAAGTAGTGAAATATACGATTGTATAGTAGTTGGAGGTGGTGCAAGTGGCATGATGGCTGCTGGAGTTGCTGCAGAGAACGGCAAGAGGGTGTTGATACTTGAGAAGAATCAATCTCTCGGAGAAAAACTCAAGATTACTGGAGGCGGTAGATGTAACATAACAAATGCCGAAGAAGATCTGCGTACACTCCTAAAATCATATGACTCATCGGCGGATTTTTTATTTTCGCCATTTTCACAATTTAGCAACAAGGATACTTTTACTTTTTTTGAAAAACTGGGCCTACCTATAGTAGTCCAAGCCCGCAAACGTGCATTCCCCGAAAGCGAGAAGGCTTATGATGTGTATCAAACACTCAAAAAATATATTGATAGAGGCAAGGTAGAAGTCAGACTCGGTGAAGCAGTGTTAAAGATTGTGCGCGATGGTAGTGGTAAAAATATTGCTAGTGTAAAGACAAAAGATGGAATATACAAATCCAAATCTTTTATATTTGCTACAGGAGGAGTTTCGCATCCAGAAACTGGTTCTACTGGCGATGGTTTCAAGTGGCTTCGTGATCTCGGTCATGAAGTTGTAAATCCTACACCTACAATCGTACCACTTAAGGTTCCAGAGAAATGGGTACACGAACTCGCGGGGGTTTCTATGTCTTTTATGAAAATAATATTTTATCTGGACGGCAAGAAGCAATTTTCAAAAACTGGCAAAGTACTCTTCACACACTTTGGTTTATCTGGACCACTGATTTTAAATAGTTCAAAAAAAGTTTCCGATTTACTACACAGCGGTATTGTAACTGCAAAGATAGATGCATACCCAGATACAGAACTTGGTGATTTGGAAAAGAAAATAATTAAAGTCTTTGACGCAAACAAAAACAAAGCTCTTAAAAATGTTTTCAAGGATATAGTTCCACCAGGTATGACAAAGGGACTGGAAATGTTGTTCAAGGATATAGATTTTGATACAAAGGTTCACTCTATAACAAAAGAAGAACGTAAATACATAGTCCAGACTCTCAAAGCCCTACCTGTAACAATATCTGGCCTAATGGGCTATGACAGAGCTGTGGTGGCCGATGGAGGGGTTGTGTTGACCGAGATAGACACCAAGACTATGCGCTCCAAGCTTTACAACAATCTATATCTAACAGGAGACTTACTCCACATAAACAGGCCTTCGGGTGGCTTTTCACTACAGCTTTGTTGGACGACTGGATATGTCGCAGGTAAAAATGTATAA
- a CDS encoding acyl-CoA desaturase, whose product MNIKYNNTDNSFKNDLLREINAYFEKNNISKYGNWNLRIKTIFFLILIPVLYVCIVFYTPDSTGAALFLCALLGLVFAGVGFNIMHDASHGAYSKKRWVNEIMVRSLELLGASSPLWKKKHVVLHHSYVNTVADEDISFYPLIRTLKDEHKKLFFHRFQAFYAPLLYCLLYISWVAIMDFRKYFSGKVHGHSIKMSKLDHVLFWVSKISYAFIFLILPWILIGFVPMLIGFSVCGVTCGFVISIVFQLAHVVETSTFPMVDKETGKIEVSWAESQVRETSDFAVNSKVISWLVGGLNFQTVHHLFPNISHVHYPKMSGIVESVCKKHNITYNKISFFGAIRSHFKTLYKLGVA is encoded by the coding sequence ATGAATATAAAATACAACAACACCGACAATTCATTCAAAAATGATTTGCTTCGCGAAATCAATGCTTATTTTGAGAAAAACAATATTTCAAAATACGGGAATTGGAATCTGCGTATTAAAACTATTTTTTTCTTGATCCTAATACCAGTTCTCTATGTATGTATAGTTTTCTATACACCTGATAGTACTGGTGCTGCTCTTTTCCTTTGTGCACTACTGGGACTCGTATTTGCAGGAGTTGGATTCAACATCATGCACGACGCATCACATGGAGCATATTCAAAAAAGAGATGGGTCAATGAAATCATGGTCCGATCTCTTGAGTTACTAGGTGCTTCAAGTCCACTATGGAAGAAGAAACATGTTGTCCTGCATCACTCTTATGTAAATACAGTTGCCGATGAGGATATAAGTTTCTATCCACTGATTCGGACACTAAAAGATGAGCATAAAAAATTATTCTTTCATCGCTTCCAGGCATTTTATGCGCCACTCTTGTATTGCTTGCTCTATATATCCTGGGTCGCAATCATGGATTTCAGAAAATACTTTTCGGGAAAAGTTCACGGTCATAGTATAAAAATGAGCAAACTCGATCACGTGTTATTTTGGGTTAGTAAGATAAGTTATGCTTTTATTTTTCTAATCTTACCTTGGATATTGATTGGATTTGTTCCTATGTTAATCGGCTTTAGCGTGTGCGGTGTAACTTGCGGATTTGTAATATCAATAGTATTTCAACTAGCGCATGTTGTAGAGACGAGCACATTTCCTATGGTAGATAAAGAAACGGGTAAGATTGAAGTATCTTGGGCAGAGAGCCAAGTTAGAGAAACTTCAGACTTTGCGGTAAATTCCAAAGTCATATCTTGGTTAGTAGGAGGTTTGAATTTTCAAACAGTTCATCATCTATTTCCAAACATATCTCACGTGCATTATCCAAAGATGTCAGGAATAGTAGAAAGTGTTTGCAAGAAACACAATATAACCTACAACAAAATATCCTTTTTTGGCGCCATACGGTCACACTTCAAAACATTGTACAAACTAGGCGTCGCCTAA
- a CDS encoding DUF84 family protein, with the protein MNGIKITLGTTSTLKRSAVEEACKTLGLDLILSAVKVPSGQNEQPAGFTEIYAGALNRAQLAKEKADDTIAIGIENGIIRLAHNSLTLEFAMIVVLTPEDREIVVSSPGIVFPEQYVREAKSRGFEKNTVGRVIAEKLGGDHQDPHSILSKGKITRKETLVSALLLALKQI; encoded by the coding sequence ATGAATGGAATAAAGATAACACTCGGTACCACCAGCACTCTAAAAAGAAGCGCTGTAGAGGAAGCTTGCAAAACACTTGGTCTTGATCTGATCTTAAGTGCAGTCAAGGTTCCTTCTGGCCAGAACGAACAGCCAGCAGGTTTTACTGAAATATATGCTGGCGCTTTGAACAGAGCACAGCTAGCCAAAGAAAAAGCGGATGATACTATCGCAATTGGTATTGAAAATGGAATTATCCGCCTTGCTCACAATTCACTTACACTCGAATTTGCTATGATTGTGGTCTTAACACCAGAAGATCGCGAGATAGTAGTTTCTTCTCCGGGTATAGTTTTTCCCGAACAATATGTTCGTGAAGCAAAAAGCCGTGGGTTTGAGAAAAATACCGTAGGCAGAGTTATTGCAGAAAAGCTTGGCGGAGACCATCAGGACCCGCACTCAATACTCTCTAAAGGTAAAATAACTCGAAAAGAAACCTTGGTGAGCGCATTGTTGCTTGCTCTAAAGCAAATATAA
- a CDS encoding SWIB/MDM2 domain-containing protein gives MPAKKANSAFMKPMNVSEELAAVVGKGPMPRSEVVKALWVYIKKNDLQDPKNKRNIIADANLKAVFGGKEVVNMFEMTKLVSKHLS, from the coding sequence ATGCCAGCAAAAAAAGCAAATTCTGCATTTATGAAACCTATGAATGTTAGTGAGGAACTAGCAGCTGTAGTAGGAAAGGGTCCAATGCCTCGTTCTGAGGTTGTAAAAGCTCTATGGGTATACATCAAGAAGAATGATCTTCAAGACCCAAAGAATAAGAGAAATATAATTGCAGATGCAAATCTAAAGGCTGTGTTTGGAGGGAAGGAAGTAGTGAACATGTTCGAAATGACAAAGCTCGTTTCAAAACACCTTTCATAA
- a CDS encoding MBL fold metallo-hydrolase, translating to MKIEKLEQSGFIFETENGFRLALDIGRFTPIEKLEGVEVDAFLVSHIHGDHFSIDHIRALGPKKVYVNNECEEALGEDVLPFEIVTIKDGDNLKIGDIDLKVFNVDHGPNVSAPLEENFGFLLEVDSKKIYFAGDMFYESGIDVSNLEVDLALIPVGGFYTFGPEEASVFIRKFSKINEVVSMHYDKTPETKIKFLELAESDFKIS from the coding sequence ATGAAGATTGAAAAGCTTGAACAATCAGGGTTTATTTTTGAAACGGAAAATGGTTTTAGATTAGCCTTGGATATAGGCAGATTTACACCAATCGAAAAACTTGAAGGTGTAGAAGTAGACGCCTTCCTAGTTTCCCATATTCACGGAGATCATTTTTCGATTGATCACATAAGAGCACTTGGTCCAAAGAAGGTTTATGTGAACAATGAGTGTGAGGAAGCGCTCGGGGAAGATGTTTTACCTTTTGAGATTGTTACTATAAAAGATGGGGACAATCTGAAGATAGGTGATATAGATCTAAAAGTTTTTAATGTGGATCATGGCCCAAATGTTTCTGCTCCACTAGAAGAGAACTTTGGATTTTTATTGGAAGTCGATTCAAAAAAAATATATTTTGCTGGAGATATGTTTTATGAATCAGGTATAGATGTTTCGAATTTAGAAGTTGACCTAGCACTTATTCCAGTTGGAGGATTTTATACTTTTGGACCAGAAGAGGCTTCTGTATTTATAAGAAAATTTAGCAAAATCAACGAAGTGGTATCTATGCATTATGACAAAACTCCTGAGACAAAAATTAAATTCCTAGAACTTGCTGAATCTGATTTTAAAATATCTTAA